GTCCGTCGACCCCGATGTCGTTTTTCTTCGGGGAGCCTCGGGGAGCTCCGACAGGCTTGCCGTCTTGTCACCGGCGACGGGGCGGAGCGGGCGTGTCGAGGGGCTCGGCCGCCCGGTCGCACCGACGCCGCGACCGTACACGGGGCCTGCGCGAACGGTCCCCGCCGCGTGAGGTGGGCCGCTCCAAGGGAGACTCCCTCGCCGCGCCCCCTTTGGTCACCCGGTCCACCCGCGCGGCGACGAGGCTATCCGCCGATGCTCCGGATCGACACATCCCGCGCCGAGGGCTCCGTGCACCCGCGGAACGTCACCCCGTCGGGCTTGGCGGTCCAAGCTTCGGCGAGGCGTGCGCGTACCCCGGCGAGGTCGCCTCGTGCTGCCTCGGCGCCTGCCGCGACTCCGTCGTTCGTCGCGAGGCACGGGCGGAGGGTGCCGTCGGCTGCGACGCGCAGACGGTCGCACCCGTCGCAGTAGGTGTCCGTCGTACCCGTGATGAAACCGATGCGGCGCGGGCCATGCTCGGGGCGCGCGCGCACGTACCTCGCGGGCCCGCGGTCGACGTCCTTCGCTCCGTGGTCGGCCTCGAGCAGGCCCGAGAGCCTCGCGCGTTGCTCCGCATAGGGAACGAGCTTGTGGGGTATCCGCGCTCCCTCTCCGACTCCCATGATCTCGAGGAACCTCGGCGTCATTCCCCGGTCCCACGCGAAGCGCGCGAGCGCCTCGAGCTCGTCCTCGTTCTCTCCGCGCACCACGACGACGTTGAGCTTCGTCTCGGCGAACGGGAGCGCGGCCATGGCCTCGATGCCGGCGAGGACCGTCGAGAGGCGCCCTCCGCGCGTGAGGCGGGCGAACCGCTCGGGATCGAGCGTGTCGAGCGAGACGTTGACGCGCATGAGCCCCGCCGCGTGGAGGGGCGCGGCGAGCTTGGCGAGGCGTGTGCCGTTCGTGGTGAGGGCGACGTCGTCGAACCCGACCTCGTGGAGTGCCCGCACCGCGTCGACGACGATGGGGGAGAGCAGCGGTTCACCGCCCGTGAGGCGGACGCGCCGAACACCACCCGCGTAGAGCCCCTGGAGGAGCGCGGTGAACGCGGCGAGGTCAAGCGTCTCTTCGGAGTAGCCATCGCGCTTGTTCGGGCGGCAGTAAACGCACGCGAGATCGCAGCGGTCGGTGAGCGAGAGCCGGACGGAGCGAGGCTCGGCGCGCCGGTTCGGGGGCGCGTCGAAGACAGGAAGCGCGCGCACCTCAGCCACCCGAGACCGGCGGGACGAGCGCGATCACGTCGCCCTCGTGGAGGCGCTCGTCGAGCCTCGCGAATCGTTCGTTCTTCGCGATGCGAACCGCCGACATCCGCCCGCGCAGCTCGGCGTAGGTGCGCTCGAGCACGTCGACGAGATCCGCGACCGTAGGCGCCTCACCCGAGAGGTCGAGCGTCGCCTCGGGCGCCCCGGCGAGGTCTCTCGTGACCGCGAAGAACAGGACGGACACCTTCACGGGCGCCTCCGAGAGCTCACGTTCTCGCGTGCGCGTGCGCCGTCGGTCGTCTCGGATCTCAGCACGATGCGCTCGGGTTGGGGAAGGTGTCGACGTCCTCTTCGCCCGGGCGGGACGTGAGGCAGTTCCAGTCTTTCTCGACGAGGATGGTCAGGAAGGTGCCGTCTCCGAGGTCCTTCCTGCCGTCGAAGCCGACCGCGTCCGAGCTCGCCCACGTGGAGATCACGTCGAGAGGCGCCACCACGCGCACGTGGGCCCCGTCGAGGTGAGCCTCCACCGTGGGGACCTCTCCCGGTCCGATGCCGTAGACGAGCGCCGTGCCGGGGCCGAAAGGCACGCGCTCCTCGACGCGCTCGCCGGCGGCGAGCCGCGCCACCTCGGTTCGGGTGAGACGCAGGCGGATCGAGCGCCCTCGTGTACGGAGCTTCATGGAGAGTCCTTTCCCATCGCGGTGGTGACGTCCGTTCGTACGAGCCGGAACCCGTGCGGCATGGCGAGGAGGGTGTCCCAATAGAGGCGCCCGTCGAAGCGGTAGCGAAGCTGCACGGCCATCGCGCCTCCGGACAAGAGCTCCGCGACGGCGTCGTCGAGCCCGCGCCGCGCTTCGGGGTCGACGTAGCCCTCGCGCCGCTTCACCCGGACCTCGAGCTCTTCGCCGAGGGCCGCCACGTCGGTCGCGAGGTCTCGAAGTCGCGCGGGATCGAGGTCGGCGATCTGGAGGGGCGCCAGCTCGACATCGGAGGTCGTCATCACGCTCTCCTCGGTTCTTCCGGCGGAACGGGATCCGCGAACGGCGGCACGGTGGCGACCTCGGGGAGGCCCGGGCGTAGCGCGAACGTGGGGATGTCGCGGGTGACTTCGCCCCGAGGCACGCGCGCCGCGTAGAAATCGACGAGGGAGAATGTCCGAGGGGGACGGAGCGGCTCGTCCGCCTCACGATTTTTCGAACGAAAGACGTCGAAGAGAGCGCTGCGGCCTAGGCGTCGATCACGGCTCATGGGTGGGATTCTCCGGGGGGCGCGTGGACGTGGGAGCGAGCCGTGGGGCCCGCTGATCGAGGGTCGCGGAGGGGACGTGGCACTGCTGGCAGCTCTCTCGGTAGGGGTGGGTCGAGCGCATGCCGAGCGCACCGGCGACGCCGTGGCAGCTCGTGCAGCGCGAGCGCATCCACGTCGTGTGAGGAATGACGGGGGGGGCGCCGGGCCAAGCGCGAGAGCCACCGGGGGCGGGCGCCGCCCCAGTGAACGTGCTCGATGTGAGCGGAGGTGGGGGTTCGTGCGGCGGACCTCCCGCGGCGACGTGGCATTGCGTGCAGGAGTCGTGGCGCTCGTGGCTCATCGCCGGCGCGCGCTTACCGGCCACGACGGCTCCCTTCTCGTGGCAGACGAGGCACTCGTAGGTCGAGCGCCCCTCGATGGCGTGCGGGATCGTCGGCGGCGCGCCGTCGTAGGCGCGAATCGCGGACCGATTGGCGAGAACGCGCGCGCGGTCCTCTTCGGACTGCGGAGGAACTTCGTCGCGCGGAGTGGGGAGTGCGACTCCCAGGCGTTCGAAAGCGCCCTCGTAGAGCTTGGCGTTGGGACCTCGCCGCTCGGCGCGAAGTTGCTTGTACCCGGGCGCCGGCGCCGTGGCGACCGTCTCGGGCGGCTCGTAGCGCTTGGTCTCGTCTCGCTCTTGAGCGATACCCGTGAAGAACCCGACGAAGGCGACGGCGACGCCCATGACCCCGAGGACGTGGACCGACCTCCGGGAGGCGAGCAGCGGCGCGCTGGGCGGCGGGAGCGTCGAACGCGACGGAGGAGGCCGCGCCGGATCGCCGTCGTCGCCCTGGAGGAGGCTCGGACGCGACGCGGGGCGCGGCTCCTTCGGGGGTGGCGGCGTCAACGGTCTGAGTAGCGGCCTCGGGGAGAGGTCGTCCTCGTCGTCCGGGCTCATGGCGTGGGCCTCGCGACGCGCTTGCGCACGCGGGCCGCACACTTCTTGTAGTCCGGCTGCTTCGAGAACGGATCGTGCGCCTCGAGCGTGAGCTCGTTGACGAGGAGGCGCTCGTCGAAGAAGGGGACGAAGAGCGAACCCTCGGGCGGTGAGCCACGGCCGTCGATCCAGGCCGGGAGGTCGAGTCGGCCCCGTCGTGTCTCGAGGGTGACGACCTCGCCGTCATGGATCCCGAGGCGCTGGGCGTCGGCGCGATGGAGCTCGACGTAGGCCTCGGGCATCGCGCGCTGGAGCTGCGGAATTCGCATGGTGAGAGTGCCCGTGTGCCAGTGCTCGATGACCCGGCCCGTGCACAGCCAAAACGGGTAGTCGCCGTCGGGACCCTCGGGTGGCGGCTCGTACGCGTGGAACCAGATCTGCGCGCGATCGTCCTTGGTGAACGATTGATAGAATTGAACGCCTTTGCCCTTCTGGACGTACGGATCCTCCCCCTCGGAGAATCGGAATTTCGTCTCTTGCCACGTCCCGTCGGGCTGCTTCACGACGGGCCACCGGAGCCCGCGCGCCTTGACGTACTCGGAGTAAGGCGCGAGATCCTTGCGGTGGTGCGTCGAGAAGTGGCGGTACTCGTCGAAGAGCGCCTCGTCCACGTTGGTCTCGAAGAAGCGCCGGTGGTCCCACACCGGGACCTCCTTGCCGTCCTTGGTGAAGCGAAAGAGGAACTGACCGTCCTTGTCCTTCATGCCGGCGAAACCGAGCTCGAAGAGCCTCCTCGCTACGGCGATGATCTGCCAGACGTCGGCGCGGGCCTCTCCCGGCGGGTCGACCATCTTGAACCATTGCTGGGTACGGCGCTCGGAGTTGCCGAACATGCCGTTCTTCTCGACCCAGAGCGCCGAGGGAAGCACGAGGTCGGCGGCGCGCGTGGTCGCCGTCGGGTACACGTCGGACGCGATGAGGAACTTACCCTCGATCTTGCGGCTCGGCTCGAAGAGGGCGTGGACGTTCGGGAGCGACTGCCCCGGGTTCGTGGTCTGCACCCACACGGTGTCGATGTCGCCGCCCTTGTCCTTCGGGGTCGAGAAGCGTCGGAACATCTCGACCGTGTGGTACCCGATCTTGTCGGAGACCCTCCCGGGGGGCACGTTCCAGACGTGCTCGGCTTCCTTGCGGTCGTCGGCGTTCGCGACGGCGAGGCCGCCCGGCAGGAGGTGACACAGCGTGCCGACCTCGCGCACAGTTCCGCAGGCCGAGGGCTGCCCCGTGAGGCTCGTGGGGGCATCTCCCGGTTTCCCGAAGTGCCCGCTCAAGAGGTGGATGCCGTGGACGAGCGCGTTGATGGCCGTCCCTTTGGTGTGTTGGTTGAAGCCCATGCACCACAGGCTCGTGATGCGAATGTCACGGC
The sequence above is a segment of the Myxococcales bacterium genome. Coding sequences within it:
- a CDS encoding molybdopterin-dependent oxidoreductase, whose amino-acid sequence is MVAAIAAADELARPAKRRLAVAAEEKAPTPDGVRWDKAPCRFCGTGCHVQVGTRNGRVVAIAGDRKAEVNKGLLCVKGYHVGLALYGSDRLTKPLLRKNGKLEPISWEQALDIVAKRIAQNPAGFAFYGSGQWTIPEGYAALKLVKGGLGTNQIEANARLCMSSAVTGFMATYGVDEPAGCYDDLDRCDVLITWGNNPAEMHPVLFSRFIDRRTRGEKVTLIEMGTRRTRTSQFADKSLTFKPHTDLAIANGIAHLLLTNGTFDKDFVEKHCGFRGEDEKKTLYGKAITFEEYKARMAEYTPEKVEQISGVPAKEIRALADLFGRRDIRITSLWCMGFNQHTKGTAINALVHGIHLLSGHFGKPGDAPTSLTGQPSACGTVREVGTLCHLLPGGLAVANADDRKEAEHVWNVPPGRVSDKIGYHTVEMFRRFSTPKDKGGDIDTVWVQTTNPGQSLPNVHALFEPSRKIEGKFLIASDVYPTATTRAADLVLPSALWVEKNGMFGNSERRTQQWFKMVDPPGEARADVWQIIAVARRLFELGFAGMKDKDGQFLFRFTKDGKEVPVWDHRRFFETNVDEALFDEYRHFSTHHRKDLAPYSEYVKARGLRWPVVKQPDGTWQETKFRFSEGEDPYVQKGKGVQFYQSFTKDDRAQIWFHAYEPPPEGPDGDYPFWLCTGRVIEHWHTGTLTMRIPQLQRAMPEAYVELHRADAQRLGIHDGEVVTLETRRGRLDLPAWIDGRGSPPEGSLFVPFFDERLLVNELTLEAHDPFSKQPDYKKCAARVRKRVARPTP
- the moaD gene encoding molybdopterin converting factor subunit 1 — translated: MSVLFFAVTRDLAGAPEATLDLSGEAPTVADLVDVLERTYAELRGRMSAVRIAKNERFARLDERLHEGDVIALVPPVSGG
- a CDS encoding radical SAM protein is translated as MRALPVFDAPPNRRAEPRSVRLSLTDRCDLACVYCRPNKRDGYSEETLDLAAFTALLQGLYAGGVRRVRLTGGEPLLSPIVVDAVRALHEVGFDDVALTTNGTRLAKLAAPLHAAGLMRVNVSLDTLDPERFARLTRGGRLSTVLAGIEAMAALPFAETKLNVVVVRGENEDELEALARFAWDRGMTPRFLEIMGVGEGARIPHKLVPYAEQRARLSGLLEADHGAKDVDRGPARYVRARPEHGPRRIGFITGTTDTYCDGCDRLRVAADGTLRPCLATNDGVAAGAEAARGDLAGVRARLAEAWTAKPDGVTFRGCTEPSARDVSIRSIGG